The DNA region CGATCAGTTCATCGAGCGCTGGGGGCTGCAAGGCGCGATCGGGTTCGATGATCACCGCAGACTTCTGGATCTGGAGCTGGACGGCGTAAGCATCTGCACACCGAACGTTGCGCATTACCGCACAACGATCGACGCCCTTACCGCTGGCAAACATGTCATGCTGGAGAAGCCGATGTCCGTTACGCTGGATGAAGCCATTGAGATGGTGCAGACCTCGAAGCGGACGGGCAAAATGCTCAACGTCGGCTTCCAGCCGCGGTATGACCCGAATATGGGAATCATCCGGGACCTGATCCAGAACGGGGAGCTTGGCAAGGTCTACTACGTGGAGACGGGCGGCGGACGCCGGCGCGGCATGCCGGGCGGAACGTTTATCCGCCAGGAAATTGCGGGTGCCGGAGCCATGGCCGATATCGGCTGCTACTCTTTGGATATGGCATTGAATGCGATGGGATATCCGAAGCCGTTGACCGTTTCGGCGTATACATCCAACCATTTCGGTACGAATCCGAAATACCATGCGGAGGCCGGATCGTTTGACGTCGAGGATTTCGGGGTTGCGATGGTGCGCTTTGAAGGGGATCTTGTTCTGAATTTCAAGACATCCTGGGCGATGCATATGGATACGCTGGGCGCCACGATGTTCCTGGGAACGGATGCGGGGATGAAGATAACGCCGGCCGGTACGGGGCCATGGAGCGGTGTATGGGACGGAAGAGTAGGCTCGATCTCGGTATTCCATGACATCCAGGGGCATCACACGGAGAGCCCGATTCCGCTGATCAACCACCAGATTAACGTGTTCGAGGAGAAAATTAAGGATTTCGTGCGTGCGGTCCGCGAAGGTGGTCCCGCGCCGATCCCTGGCGAGCAGGTTCTGCGCAACCAGGCGATTCTGGACGGGATACTGCGTTCCTCCCAGACCAAAAAAGAAGTGGAAATCCATATTCCGAATTTGGATTAGAGTGAGTGAAAGCCGCGCCTTGTGCGCGGCTTTTTTGTCGTAATGGCAGTGATGATGAATCCGGACATCCGTTCTTCATAAATGATCGTTTTGTGCGTTGCTGTCCATACTTCCTAACAGCATGAAATATGAAGCTGAGTTCTTCCATTTTATGCATGAATATGGTATCATTCAGCTGATGCGAACAATCGTTCTGTCAGGTGGTTGAATGAACCATTTTGTATATCCATACCTTTTATCAATAGGGAAGGTGCAGCTGTCCATGAATGAGCGTTATGCCGAGATCGATGAAGTGATCGCATACATACATAAGAACATCTATGAGCCGTTGCCGTTGTCATTATTAGCCAGCTATATCGGATACAGTCCATATCACTTCTCCCGGATCTTCAAGGAACGCATCGGGCTTCCGCCCTTGTATTACGTGTCCTCGCTGCGTCTGGAGAAGGCGAAGGATTTGCTGCTGCATACACATCTGAGCATCCGCGATATCGCGCTCGAGATTGGACAGCAAAGTCTCGGCACCTTTACGACCCGATTTACCGAAAGGGTGGGAGTCTCTCCTTCTACTTTCCGCAATTCCAGGGACGAAGTGGACGAGCGTTTGTTAGCGCTTCAACGATTAAGCGACTGGCGGCAATCCATGCCGGTATTGAATCCCAATGCGACGATTGAAGGCACGGTTCATGCCCAGGCCCCGTTCCAAGGCGTCATTCTGATCGGATTATTTGCGAAGCCGATACCCGAAGGCCTTCCACTCTATGGCACGCTCCTTCCATCGCTGGGTCCCTTCAGATTCACGGATGTTAAACCCGGAACGTATTACTTGATGGCAACCTCCGTTCAATGGGGCATGCAAGCCGTAGATGTTCTTCTTACCCAGTCTACAACGCTCCGCACCCGTTCCAGGGAGCCGATCGTCGTGACACCTTATACTAAGGTTCCTCCATTAGAAGTAACTCTCCACGTTCCCAGATTGGATGATCCTCCGATCCTGATCTCGCTGCCGCTGCTAATGGACCATTTCTTAAAGAAGGTGCCTCTGGCCGTCCGGTAAGCTTTCGGGAATGATTGTTGTTCATTGCAATTTACGTACCCTTTGTCTATTCTCCCGGATCGTATGGGCTGCCTCGCCATTGTGAGCATTAACCCTACACGGTCGTTCGTTGACAATCGGGCCGCGAATCACGATACTTAAATGAGGGCGTCAGTATTCTTTGAGCGGGAAGCCAATATGCCAGAGCCTAAGAGAGGCAGCTGTTGTCTGTAGTACAGCTTGTTTCGCCACCCGCGCAGAATATGGTAGAATGGACCATACGCTTGAGAGATTTGAGACGATCTATTGAATACAGGAGGGAACTATGGAACTCATAAATCCGGCTGAAGTTCAGCAAATGATCGATACAATGAAGAATCAGGATTTATATATTCATCTTGAAATGACGACAGGGGCATATGCGGCTCATTATGATAGCTCGAAGCATCCTGCCGCCAATTTCATCACGAACGCAGTCATCCGATACGAGCACGGCTCTATATCGGGGAACGGCCCTTACCGGGTCGGATTAAAGATGAGCCATGGCTGGGTTTACACCGAAGGACTGACGCATTTCGAGCAATCCGATACGGATCGGCTGATCATGGCAGGCCATGACAGTCAAGGGAAGCTGGTTGTCGCACTGCAGCTTAGTCGGGAACCTTTTTAAATACAGAGAGGAGCTGAGGAGAATGGGGCAAAACATACTGGTTATCCTGCCGCATCCGGATGATGAAGCGTTCGGCTTATCCGGGACGCTGGCTAAATATATCGTAGAAGGCGCGCATGTCACCTATGCATGTCTGACACTCGGCGAGATGGGCCGCAATATGGGCATTCCGCCGTTTGCCAACCGCATTACACTGCCGAGCATTCGCAAAGCCGAGCTGGAGGAATCCTGCAAGGCCATCGGCATCCAGGATTTGAGGCTGATGGGCTTCCACGATAAAACGATTGAATTCGAGGATCAAGATAAACTGGATGGCGTTATTGCATCTTTGCTTGAGGAAATTAAGCCTTCCCTTGTCTTCACGTTCTATCCCGGTTACAGCGTACACCCTGACCACGATGCAACCGGCGCTGCAGTCACGCGTACCATTGAGCGGATGCCGGCGGAGGAGAGACCGGCTGTACACTGTCTGGCCTTCTCAAGGAATTGCGAAGAGGAGCTCGGCAAGCCGGACGTTGTTCATGATGTATCCATGTTTATTGTGCAGAAGATGAACTCGATTCAGGCTCATCGCTCGCAGTTCCAGGCGGCGGAGCTGCTTGGCAAGAAGCAGCTGAAGACAAAGGAAATCGAACAGCGTTTTGGAACCGAGCGCTTCTGGACATATACATTTGCTTAAGAGGTCTGACACCATTGCTTAAGAGCTACTGACTGTATTGGTACGAGTGGAGATCCCGGCATCTTACGTTTGTCGTGCTTGGATCCGGTAGTATGTACGTCTTGAGATAACAACTGCTCCTATGATCAATAGTTAAACACTAATAACCGCTCTTCTGAGAGTTGGCTGCTCTTCGCTGCCCTTCCTCTCAAAAGGAGCGGTTTCTTTGCATTTATCAAAACTTGTCCGTTCGAATGCGTATGTACTCTCTTATCTGGATGCACTCTACTCACGCATGCTGAATGATGAGCAGGGCACTCCCTTCCAATGCTGCACGGGCAGGGCACTTGTTCCTATGCCCGATTCCCGCAATGATCGCATCGAGTTCCCTGACGATTTTTTTAATTGCTAAGTTCGCGGCTAGGGGGTTGGAATTGACAGCGGATATAATGTCCCCTGCATGCAAAAAGATGTTTTGCCGGTTTCCTCCGATACGACCAGGACGAGCGCATCACACAGTTCGGTTAAACCGATAGCCGCCCGATGTCGGGTTCCCAGCTTCCGTTCCCCGTAGGTTCGGCCAGTTAGCGGCAATACATTGGCAGCCGAGATAATCATATCCTGCCGAACAAGAACGGCCCCGTCGTGAAGAGGGCTGCCTTGAATGAAGATGGACTCGAGCAGCGGGCTTGTGATTTCGGCAGACAACGATATTCCCGGAGTGATAAAAGACTCCAGCAAATCCTCTCGTTGAATTACGATCAGCGCACCCATCTTCTTCTGGCTTAAGTGATAGATCGAGGTCGCGATCTCTTTATATTTTTTCGTAAAAGGATAGAGAAAACAGTTCAAATAATAGGTGGAGGAGAGGGCTTCGGCCTCCAGAAATTTGGATCTGACATGATCCAAATCATTGAGCAGGCAGGTTTGATCCTGATCCAGCTTCTCAATGATTTGACGGATCTGCTGCTCGATCTCGATGAGATGCTCTTCAAGCTTATGCTTCAGTGGGGCAAAATTACAATGTTCCTTGCTTGACTCCATGCATTTCCCTCCTTATCCTTAGGTATCTTTACCATTCCCCCATCCGTATATTCTTCGGGCTAGGGCTGCTCCTCACAAGCCACACTCCATGTGGACAATGTCCCGTGCAAACATAGGCAAACACAGCACAATGCGAATACAGGTCGATGTACCAACCGGTCCATGTAATAACCGCTCCAAGGAAGCACTGCTCCAAACAGACACCACCTAATGTAAACATTGCGTCATGATGAACCGTTCCCAGTAATGACCACCAACTCCTTCAAATGGTGAGCATCGAGGCCTTTATATCCCGAACTTATTGATTTATCAGCAGATCTGATAACTGCTATAAGAACATTCGAATTGACCGTTCCCCTTAGCTATGATAGGTTCAGAGGAGTAATAAAATTAATTGTATCGTATTAGTAGGAATTAAAATCGGATGCTTTTGCGAGGTGGATATTGTTGGAACTTCAAGTAACGAACAGCCCTTTCAACCAGGAGCAGGTTGATCTGTTGAACCGTTTGCTGCCGACATTGACGGAAGCGCAGAGAACCTGGCTCAGCGGCTATATTACAGCTCTCCAAAGTACGGCAGCAGCACTGGCTATTCCTGCTGCTGCAGCGCAAGCGACGGTCTCGGTCAGCGCGGCTTCTGCGCCGAAGGAAATCACCGTACTATTTGGCTCTCAGACCGGCAACTGTCATGGATTGGCGAAGAAGCTCACCAAGAAGCTCGAGGAGAGCGGGATGAAGGTCACGCTGTCATCCATGAGCGACTTCAAACCGAACAATCTAAAGAAGCTGCAGCATCTCCTCATTCTCGTGAGTACGCACGGAGAGGGAGAACCGCCGGATAATGCGATACCTTTCTACGAATTCCTCCACAGCAAGCGGGCGCCGCAATTGGACGGTTTGCAGTATTCCGTGTTGGCGCTGGGAGATACCTCGTATGAGTTTTTCTGTCAGACCGGAAAGGATTTTGACAAGCGGCTCGAAGAATTGGGCGGACAACGGCTGGCGCCGAGAGTGGACTGCGACGTAGATTTTGATGAACCGGCATCCGAGTGGATGGCTCAAGTTCTTCAATCCCTGAATCAGTCCAGCGGGCTTGCGGCTGCTTCCGGTGAAGCTGCTGCGCTAGCTCTGAGCGAGAGTACGGAATCGGAATATTCGAGAAGCAATCCGTTTCAAGCTGAAGTGCTGGAGAACCTGAACTTGAACGGCCGGGGTTCGCAGCGGGAGACCCGCCATATCGAAATATCCCTGGAAGGCTCCAGCCTCCAATATGAACCGGGGGACAGCCTGGGGATCTACCCGGAAAATCATCCGGTGCTGGTGGATGAGCTGATTTCGGCCATGGGATGGAATGCGGACGAAGAGGTTGTGGTTAACAAGAACGGCGAGGTGCGCAAGCTTCGCGATGCCCTGCTGCGTCATTATGAGATTACCGTGCTGACTAAGCCTTTGATTGAACAAGTGGCGAAGCTGACGGGCCATGAAGGGCTGAAGGGCCTGCTCGAGCCAGGCCACGAACAGGAGCTGCGAAATTACATTCAAGAACGCGACCTGCTGGATCTGGTTCAGGACTACGGACTGCGGGAAGTGCCTGCGCGTGATTTTGTAGGGGTGCTGCGCAAAATTCCGGCACGCCTGTACTCGATTTCGAGCAGTCCGAAGGCATATCCGGACGAGGTTCATATTACGGTCCGATCCGTCCGTTATGAGGCGCATGGACGGAACCGTTACGGCGTTTGCTCGGTTCAATTAGCCGAGCGGCTGGAAGCCGGCGATTTGCTGCCGGTGTATATTCAGCATAACCCGAACTTCAAGCTGCCGGCGGATCCGGATACACCGATTATTATGATCGGACCGGGTACGGGCGTTGCTCCGTTCCGGGCATTCCTTGGGGAACGCGAGGAGACCGGCGCCTCCGGGAAATCATGGCTGTTTTATGGGGATCAGCATTTCGCAACGGACTTCCTGTACCAGATCGAGTGGCAGCGCTGGCTGAAGGAAGGAGTGCTGACCCGGATGGACGTCGCCTTTTCCCGAGATACCGAGGAGAAGGTATATGTGCAGCACCGCATGCTGGAGAACAGCAAAGAGCTATATCAGTGGCTGCAAGAGGGAGCCTGCGTCTATGTATGCGGAGATGAGAAGAAGATGGCTCATGACGTGCATGCCGCGCTTGGCACCATTCTGGAGCAGGAAGGCGGTTTAAGCCCGGAAGAGGCCACGGAATACCTTACCCTTATGCAGCAACAGAAACGTTATCAGCGGGACGTCTATTAAATCTTGAACGGATTCCCGTGATTGCGAGAGGAGAGCAGGGACATGTCTGACAATAATTTATTATCACCGAATAGTGCACCGCATAGCGATGTAGAAGATATTAAGCGCCGAAGCAACTATCTGCGAGGCAGTCTGGTCGAGACGCTTCAGGACCGTATCACGGGCTCCATCCCGGAGGATGATAACCGGCTCATGAAGTTCCACGGCAGCTACATGCAGGATGATCGGGATTTGCGGAATGAGCGCCATAAGCAAAAGCTCGAGCCTGCCTATCAATTCATGCTTCGCGTTAGGGCCGCCGGAGGCGTGGTGACGCCGGAGCAATGGCTGATGATGGATCGGGTCGCCCGGAAGTATGCCAACGGGACGATCCGGCTGACTACCCGCCAATCGTTCCAGCTTCACGGCGTGCTTAAGTGGAATATGAAAAGCACAATCCAGGAAGTAAACGCTGCGATGCTGAGCACGCTGGCTGCATGCGGTGACGTGAACCGGAACGTCATGCTGAATCCGAATCCATATCAATCCGAGGTTCACTCGGAGGTCTACGAATGGGCTCGCAAGATCAGCAACCATCTGGACCCCCGCACGCGGGCATATCACGAAATTTGGCTCGATGGGGAAAAGGTCGTCGACAGCCGCGAGGATGAAGAGCAGGAGCCGATTTACGGCAAAGTCTATTTGCCGCGTAAATTCAAGATTGGCATCGCCGTTCCGCCTTCGAACGACGTCGACGTGTTCTCGCAGGATCTGGGGTTGATCGCGATTGTGGAAGACGGGAAGCTCCAGGGCTTCAATGTAACGGTTGGCGGCGGCATGGGAATGTCGCACGGGGACCCGCTGACTTATCCGCAGGTCGGAAAGCTGATCGGCTTCTGTAAACCGGAGCAGGTTATCGATGTTGCGGAGAAGACGGTCACGATTCAGAGGGATTACGGCGATCGGGCCGTGCGAAAGCATGCCAGATTCAAGTATACCATCGATGACCGCGGAATCGGCTGGTTCGTAGGCGAGCTGAGCAGCCGGCTCGGCTGGGAGCTGGAGGAGGCGCGTCCGTTCCATTTTGACCATAACGGTGACCGCTATGGCTGGGTTAAAGGCAGCAATGGACGTTGGCACTACACCCTCTTTATCCAGAACGGCCGGGTGAAGGACGAACCGGATTATTTGCTGATGACAGGTTTGCGGGAAATTGCCAACATTCATAACGGCGATTTCCGTCTTACGGCGAACCAGAATCTGATCATTGCCAATGTCAGCAGCCATAAGAAGAAAAAGATCGAGGATCTCATCCAAACCTACGGACTGACGGACGGCAAGCACGGCTCTTCGCTCCGCCGAAATTCCATGGCCTGCGTGGCTCTGCCAACCTGCGGCCTCGCAATGGCGGAGTCCGAACGCTATCTGCCTTCGCTGCTGGATAAAATCGAACCGATGCTTGCGGAGCACGGACTGCAAGAAGAGGATATCGTCATTCGCATGACCGGGTGCCCGAACGGCTGTGCACGACCGATGCTTGCGGAGATTGCATTCATCGGCAAAGCACCTGGCAAATACAATATGTACTTGGGCGGAGGCTTTTCCGGTCATCGTCTGAACAAGCTGTATAAAGAGAACATCGGGGAAGCGGAAATATTGGATTCCCTTCGTCCGATCATTGCCCATTATGCCAAAGAGCGGCACGATGGCGAGCATTTCGGCGATTTTGTCATTCGGGCAGGCTATGTGCAGGAGGTACTGGACGGCCGGCAGTTCCACGCATAATCCGTTGAGAAAAATAGGAAGAGCCTCACCCTTCTGAGCAGGGTGAGGCTTATTAATTATTTCGGTTAGGGCTGCCCTTGGAAACCGCGTTTCGTTTCAATAACGGAACCAAGAATAAGGCGCCAAGAAGGAATAGAATACAGCTGATCGAGTAGACGGCAACCAAGGAGAAGACTCCCTTCAACGTACCGCCCAGCGACATGCCGATGACCATCATGCCCATGAACATAGGCGTGAGAATGCCGCCTACCCGGCCGATAAAAGAGCTTTCGGTATTTTTCAGGATCAGCGTATTGATGCCGATGTGGATGCACGGGTAGAAAAAACCGTTCACGACTTGAAGCAGCAGCGTTAGCGGGATATTGGTAGAAAAGCCGATCCCCATTGTTCCAATGGCGCTGACGGCAAGCCCAGCGGCCAGTAAAGCTTGAGGGGAGACCTTCTTCGCCAACCACATAACGAATCCGCCGCCCACGAGCATAGCTGCACCATTCGCCGTCAGCAGCCATTGAAGAAACGCTTTGTCCTTCCCCAGATTCTCGATCGTGACGAACAGCAATAAGGGCTGGATCAGGCCTGCCGCCAGCCCGGCGGCAGTAAACGCCGCGCCAAGAGATCGCAAAGCGGGCCGATTCCAGACATAACGAAACCCTTCCGTCAACTCGCGTTTAAAATCTGGTTTATGAGCTGGCTGAGCGCTCTTCTCGTCTCTTGGCAGACGGGACAGAAACAGCGCGGATCCGCTGAATAACGCGCCCGTAACGACCAGTGATATTTCGATGCCGTACCGTTGGTAGACGAATGCCCCAGCGATCGGACCGATGACCATAAAGAAAGCAACCAATGATTGGAACATCGCCATCAACGATTGAAGCTGCTCCTCCGGTACATGACGTTTAAACAGCTTCATCGTGGAGGGCTGCGAGAATTGGGAGACGATAGCTGAGAAAAAGGTTAGTCCAAGCAAAGCCTGCCATGATCCGAAGTGAACGGCGATCAATACGAGAAATACGGAAAGGGCGGACAGCATATCAGCCCCGAGCATCGTTCGTTTGGGCTGCCAGCGGTCGGCAAACGTTCCCCCGATAATCGCAAAGAGGAAGATTGGCGCATATTCCGCTACGGATATCAGCGACACGTACAGCGGGTCATTTTGGGTCAAATCCGTGACGTATAGCAATATCGCGAAGTTACGGACCCAAATGCCCAGGTTGAGAAACACCCGCGACAGCATAATGACGCGGACATAGGGATTGTTAAACACGGAATTAGGGCTCCTTTCTAAGGCTATCGTATAAATCAAGCTAAATACGTAATCAAACAAACGAATGCGCAAAACGATGTTCATTACATAGACATAATAATAAAATGTCTATAAAATAACAAGTGTTTATTTTTCCGTGTTTATGATGCTGCAGAGGAATAGGCGTATGCTTCGGCATATTATCGTTCGTGCAGGCTATGTGCAGGAGGTACTGGACGGCCTGCAGCTTCACGCCTAAACGTACAGGTAGACGAAATAAGAGCCACTCCCTTGATGATAGGGGTGGCTCTTTGATTTATGTCTGTTTACAGGGCCGTGCTCAAGCCGGGATCCTTGAAATAATCCAACAAGAACTCGCGAAACGTGCTGGCGGCCAGAGACAGATATTGTTTGTTATGCCAGACCAGCCGGTAATCTCGCCTGCACTGCGGTTCCGTGATCGGAATCAGCGTAAGCCTACTGTCTTGAGCGCTTCTGCATCCGTACAAGGCGACTCCGATCCCCGCCCGAACCAGGCTGGCAACCGCCGGCGGCTCATCCACCCTGCATACATACTTTGGACGGATTCCCGCTTCTCGAAAGTACTGATCATACATCTTTTGAAAAATAAAATCTTCTTTATAACCGATAAACGATTCCCCGCTAAGCTCGGACAACCGGACACTCGTTCGATCCGACAGCCGGTGCCCCGCCGGTACCGCTAAATAGATGTCTTCGCTCAGCACGGTAACCTGGGACAAAAAGGGCTGCTCCAGGGCTATTGCAGTAAAGCACATATCGGCCCGCCCGTCTTCCACCAGTTGGATCATTTCATCCGGACTGACCTGGGAGATCTTGAAGTTCACGTCAGGATATCGTTCAATAAATCGGCTGAGCGGATCGGACAGCAGGTCGAGCGTAGAGGTTGCCAAGTGGATGCTTCCTTGCTCGAGACCTGCCAGCTCCAGAACCTCCTTCTGACCTTCCTCAAGCAGCCGCAGTGCGCGATCCACCTTGTCTAAATATAGTTTACCGAATGCATTTAATCGAATCCGTCCGCCGTAACGATCAAAAAGAGGGACGCCGACATCGGCTTCCAGCCTTGCAATCGTCTTGCTAAGAGCAGGCTGAGCGATGTGCAGCTCCTGTGAGGCTCTCGTCATATGTTCCATTTTGGCGACTGTCTGAAAATAACGCAGCTGGAGCAGTTCCATCTTCATCCCCCTATATACTGAAGTATATGATCAACATGTTAGGATATATATTTCAGTTTATTCCAGAAGCCATATAAAATACAAGTGAAACAGAGTTATTCCTCTATTTATCGGGGATTCCATTTAAGTCAGGAGTGGTATGCATGGAGAAACGGTCAATCAAGTCACCCACGGACCGCCTCATGGTCTTAGTGGCCCTCACCCTTGCCGTTACGGTTATGAATGCAACGATGTTCAACATTGTGCTTCCAGAGATCCGGCATGAATTCAAGCTAAGCATGTCAGAGGTCAGTTGGGTGAGCACCACATATTTGCTGGTGTTTGCGGTCGGCAGCGTAGTGTACGGCAAACTCGCAGATGCTTGCCGGTTAAAATCCCTGATTACGTTTGGATTCATTACCTTTGCGGCGGGCTCGCTGGTCGGGATGCTGTCGGTATCCTATGGCATGGTCATTGCCGGGCGGATGCTGCAAGCCGCAGGCGCGGCTGTAATCCCTGCTGTATCAGGAATAATCCCTGTTCGTTATGTTCCATCATCCACGAGGGGGAGAGCCCTGGGGATTACGATGACGGGCGGCGCTGTCGGCAGCGCCGCAGGCCCCGCGTTGGCAGCCCTGCTGTCGAGCGTTGTGCATTGGCGGCTATTGTTCCTGCTGCCTGTGCTGACCCTGCTGTTATTGCCGCTTTACTACAAATATTTACAGGATGATCGGCAAGGCCGCAAGGTAAGGATGGATTGGCTTGGAGGAGGATTGCTTGCCGGGACGATTGCCATGCTCCTGCTGTTCGTAACGTCGGTTGCACCATGGACATTCATTGGCTTCGTGTTGCTTATGGCGGCTCTGCTCCTGAGAATAACGAGAGCTGAAGAACCTTTTATCAGTCCCCGGCTTTTTTCGAATAGGCGTTATGCGCTGGGCCTGGGTATTGTCTTTATGACAACCGGCATCGGCTACTCGCTGGCATTTCTGACACCGACCCTGCTGTCCGAATTGCATGGGATGGGAGACGGCAGGGCCGGTTGGGTGCTGGTACCCGCTGCCGTCCTCGCAGCGTTTTTAAGCAAGACGGGAGGGCGCACGGCGGATCGCAAGGGCAACAGCTTTCTGTTTTTCTTAGCATCGACGCTATACATGATCTGCTTCTTGATGATGTCTTCATTTTCAATGGGTGCGCAGATTTTCATCGCCTTGTTCCTAATCTTTGGTACGGTAGGCCAGGCGTTCATGTCGATCTCGCTTACCAAAACCGTATCGCTGGCCCTACCGAAGGATCAAAGCGGTGTTGGCCTGGGGCTGATGTCGATGCTGAATTTTGTTTCAGGGGCTGTTTTTGCCAGCCTGTACGGAAGAATGGTGGACCAAGGAATCGGTTCCGCCTGGAACCCTTTGATGGGAGAGAAAGGCGATGAAGCCGATACCTTCAGCAACATTTATTTGCTGCTGGCCGTGTTGATGATGGCGGTCGTCATGATCTATGCTGCAGGGTTCATGCGGCGGTCGAAGAAGCTTCAGAATGCTTCCTCTACAGGGTGAAAGTCCAGGTGCGGAAAGGGCGAAGGAAGCTATGTCTGTCAAAATTGATTTCGTATAAAGGAGAGGTTATATATGAAAGCCATGGCTGTATCCACTTTCGGTCCTCCGGAAGTCTTAACCCTGATGGAAATGGAG from Paenibacillus ihbetae includes:
- a CDS encoding Gfo/Idh/MocA family protein, whose translation is MGKTIRIGIIGSGGIAGEHAKYYKQIEDVQIVAVADILPGRADQFIERWGLQGAIGFDDHRRLLDLELDGVSICTPNVAHYRTTIDALTAGKHVMLEKPMSVTLDEAIEMVQTSKRTGKMLNVGFQPRYDPNMGIIRDLIQNGELGKVYYVETGGGRRRGMPGGTFIRQEIAGAGAMADIGCYSLDMALNAMGYPKPLTVSAYTSNHFGTNPKYHAEAGSFDVEDFGVAMVRFEGDLVLNFKTSWAMHMDTLGATMFLGTDAGMKITPAGTGPWSGVWDGRVGSISVFHDIQGHHTESPIPLINHQINVFEEKIKDFVRAVREGGPAPIPGEQVLRNQAILDGILRSSQTKKEVEIHIPNLD
- a CDS encoding helix-turn-helix transcriptional regulator — protein: MNERYAEIDEVIAYIHKNIYEPLPLSLLASYIGYSPYHFSRIFKERIGLPPLYYVSSLRLEKAKDLLLHTHLSIRDIALEIGQQSLGTFTTRFTERVGVSPSTFRNSRDEVDERLLALQRLSDWRQSMPVLNPNATIEGTVHAQAPFQGVILIGLFAKPIPEGLPLYGTLLPSLGPFRFTDVKPGTYYLMATSVQWGMQAVDVLLTQSTTLRTRSREPIVVTPYTKVPPLEVTLHVPRLDDPPILISLPLLMDHFLKKVPLAVR
- a CDS encoding YojF family protein, encoding MELINPAEVQQMIDTMKNQDLYIHLEMTTGAYAAHYDSSKHPAANFITNAVIRYEHGSISGNGPYRVGLKMSHGWVYTEGLTHFEQSDTDRLIMAGHDSQGKLVVALQLSREPF
- the bshB2 gene encoding bacillithiol biosynthesis deacetylase BshB2, whose protein sequence is MGQNILVILPHPDDEAFGLSGTLAKYIVEGAHVTYACLTLGEMGRNMGIPPFANRITLPSIRKAELEESCKAIGIQDLRLMGFHDKTIEFEDQDKLDGVIASLLEEIKPSLVFTFYPGYSVHPDHDATGAAVTRTIERMPAEERPAVHCLAFSRNCEEELGKPDVVHDVSMFIVQKMNSIQAHRSQFQAAELLGKKQLKTKEIEQRFGTERFWTYTFA
- the cdaS gene encoding sporulation-specific diadenylate cyclase CdaS, which codes for MESSKEHCNFAPLKHKLEEHLIEIEQQIRQIIEKLDQDQTCLLNDLDHVRSKFLEAEALSSTYYLNCFLYPFTKKYKEIATSIYHLSQKKMGALIVIQREDLLESFITPGISLSAEITSPLLESIFIQGSPLHDGAVLVRQDMIISAANVLPLTGRTYGERKLGTRHRAAIGLTELCDALVLVVSEETGKTSFCMQGTLYPLSIPTP
- a CDS encoding assimilatory sulfite reductase (NADPH) flavoprotein subunit, with amino-acid sequence MELQVTNSPFNQEQVDLLNRLLPTLTEAQRTWLSGYITALQSTAAALAIPAAAAQATVSVSAASAPKEITVLFGSQTGNCHGLAKKLTKKLEESGMKVTLSSMSDFKPNNLKKLQHLLILVSTHGEGEPPDNAIPFYEFLHSKRAPQLDGLQYSVLALGDTSYEFFCQTGKDFDKRLEELGGQRLAPRVDCDVDFDEPASEWMAQVLQSLNQSSGLAAASGEAAALALSESTESEYSRSNPFQAEVLENLNLNGRGSQRETRHIEISLEGSSLQYEPGDSLGIYPENHPVLVDELISAMGWNADEEVVVNKNGEVRKLRDALLRHYEITVLTKPLIEQVAKLTGHEGLKGLLEPGHEQELRNYIQERDLLDLVQDYGLREVPARDFVGVLRKIPARLYSISSSPKAYPDEVHITVRSVRYEAHGRNRYGVCSVQLAERLEAGDLLPVYIQHNPNFKLPADPDTPIIMIGPGTGVAPFRAFLGEREETGASGKSWLFYGDQHFATDFLYQIEWQRWLKEGVLTRMDVAFSRDTEEKVYVQHRMLENSKELYQWLQEGACVYVCGDEKKMAHDVHAALGTILEQEGGLSPEEATEYLTLMQQQKRYQRDVY
- the cysI gene encoding assimilatory sulfite reductase (NADPH) hemoprotein subunit translates to MSDNNLLSPNSAPHSDVEDIKRRSNYLRGSLVETLQDRITGSIPEDDNRLMKFHGSYMQDDRDLRNERHKQKLEPAYQFMLRVRAAGGVVTPEQWLMMDRVARKYANGTIRLTTRQSFQLHGVLKWNMKSTIQEVNAAMLSTLAACGDVNRNVMLNPNPYQSEVHSEVYEWARKISNHLDPRTRAYHEIWLDGEKVVDSREDEEQEPIYGKVYLPRKFKIGIAVPPSNDVDVFSQDLGLIAIVEDGKLQGFNVTVGGGMGMSHGDPLTYPQVGKLIGFCKPEQVIDVAEKTVTIQRDYGDRAVRKHARFKYTIDDRGIGWFVGELSSRLGWELEEARPFHFDHNGDRYGWVKGSNGRWHYTLFIQNGRVKDEPDYLLMTGLREIANIHNGDFRLTANQNLIIANVSSHKKKKIEDLIQTYGLTDGKHGSSLRRNSMACVALPTCGLAMAESERYLPSLLDKIEPMLAEHGLQEEDIVIRMTGCPNGCARPMLAEIAFIGKAPGKYNMYLGGGFSGHRLNKLYKENIGEAEILDSLRPIIAHYAKERHDGEHFGDFVIRAGYVQEVLDGRQFHA
- a CDS encoding MFS transporter, producing MFNNPYVRVIMLSRVFLNLGIWVRNFAILLYVTDLTQNDPLYVSLISVAEYAPIFLFAIIGGTFADRWQPKRTMLGADMLSALSVFLVLIAVHFGSWQALLGLTFFSAIVSQFSQPSTMKLFKRHVPEEQLQSLMAMFQSLVAFFMVIGPIAGAFVYQRYGIEISLVVTGALFSGSALFLSRLPRDEKSAQPAHKPDFKRELTEGFRYVWNRPALRSLGAAFTAAGLAAGLIQPLLLFVTIENLGKDKAFLQWLLTANGAAMLVGGGFVMWLAKKVSPQALLAAGLAVSAIGTMGIGFSTNIPLTLLLQVVNGFFYPCIHIGINTLILKNTESSFIGRVGGILTPMFMGMMVIGMSLGGTLKGVFSLVAVYSISCILFLLGALFLVPLLKRNAVSKGSPNRNN